From Aquabacter sp. L1I39, the proteins below share one genomic window:
- a CDS encoding acyl-CoA thioesterase, with product MRDLTLEDFPVRSYDKLRYRDTDRQGHVNNAVFSTFLETGRTELFYGQGGSIAGEGGSFVLARLLMEYRAEVLWPGEIWIGTGVLSVGRSSVQMRQVLFQNGKRVANADTVMVRVDNATRRSSPLSEDAVARLTAFLLPQD from the coding sequence ATGCGCGATCTGACGCTCGAGGATTTTCCGGTCCGCTCCTACGACAAGCTGCGCTATCGCGACACCGACCGGCAGGGCCATGTGAACAACGCGGTCTTCTCCACCTTCCTGGAGACCGGCCGCACCGAGCTTTTCTATGGCCAGGGCGGCTCCATTGCGGGGGAAGGCGGCTCCTTCGTGCTGGCGCGCCTGCTGATGGAGTATCGCGCCGAGGTGCTCTGGCCGGGCGAGATCTGGATCGGCACGGGCGTGCTCAGCGTCGGCCGCAGCTCGGTGCAGATGCGCCAGGTGCTGTTCCAGAACGGCAAACGCGTCGCCAATGCGGACACCGTGATGGTGCGGGTGGACAATGCCACCCGCCGCTCATCGCCCCTTTCGGAAGACGCCGTCGCGCGCCTCACCGCCTTCCTGCTGCCGCAGGACTGA